The following are encoded in a window of Struthio camelus isolate bStrCam1 chromosome Z, bStrCam1.hap1, whole genome shotgun sequence genomic DNA:
- the LOC138064459 gene encoding adenylate kinase isoenzyme 6-like, translating to MRRPNILLTGTPGVGKTTLGKELASRAGLTYINVGDLAKEGELYEGFDEEYECPILDEDRVIDELEDKMSDGGVIIDYHGCDFFPERWFHIVFVLRTENSFLYDRLESRGYKGKKLQDNLQCEIFQTLYEEAVSSYREEIVHQLPSNTPEDLERNLDQIMQWIEQWMKDNN from the exons GTACTCCGGGTGTTGGGAAAACCACACTAGGGAAAGAACTTGCATCAAGGGCAGGGCTGACCTATATTAATGTGGGTGATTTGGCAAAAGAAG gAGAACTGTATGAAGGTTTTGATGAGGAATATGAATGTCCGATTTTGGATGAAGACAGA gtaATTGATGAACTAGAAGACAAAATGAGTGATGGTGGAGTTATCATTGATTATCATGGCTGTGATTTTTTCCCAGAAAGGTGGTTTCATATAGTATTTGTACTTCGTACAGAAAATTCATTTCTCTATGACAGACTTGAAAGCAG GGGCTACAAAGGGAAGAAGCTACAGGACAACCTTCAGTGTGAAATTTTTCAGACTCTTTATGAGGAAGCCGTGTCGTCTTACAGAGAGGAAATTGTACACCAGTTACCCAGCAACACTCCAGAAGACCTAGAGCGAAATTTGGATCAGATTATGCAATGGATTGAGCAATGGATGAAAGACAACAATTGA